A single region of the Pelecanus crispus isolate bPelCri1 chromosome 10, bPelCri1.pri, whole genome shotgun sequence genome encodes:
- the EMX2 gene encoding homeobox protein EMX2 isoform X1, with protein MFQPTPKRCFTIESLVAKDSPLPASRSEDPIRPAALSYANSSPMNPFLNSFHSTGRGVYSNPDLVFAEAVSHPPNPAVPVHPVPPPHALAAHPLPASHSTHPLFASQQRDPSTFYPWLIHRYRYLGHRFQGNETSPESFLLHNALARKPKRIRTAFSPSQLLRLEHAFEKNHYVVGAERKQLAHSLSLTETQVKVWFQNRRTKFKRQKLEEEGSDSQQKKKGTHHINRWRIATKQASPEEIDVTSDD; from the exons ATGTTTCAGCCCACACCCAAGCGGTGTTTCACCATCGAGTCGCTGGTGGCCAAAGACAGCCCCTTGCCCGCGTCTCGCTCCGAGGATCCTATCCGGCCGGCGGCGCTCAGCTATGCCAATTCCAGCCCGATGAACCCTTTTCTCAACAGCTTCCACTCCACTGGCAGGGGGGTCTACTCCAACCCGGACTTGGTCTTTGCAGAGGCCGTCTCCCACCCGCCCAACCCGGCCGTGCCGGTCCAtcccgtgccccctccccacgcccTGGCCGCCCACCCGCTGCCCGCTTCGCACTCCACGCACCCGCTCTTCGCCTCGCAGCAAAGGGACCCCTCCACCTTCTACCCCTGGCTAATACACCGCTACCGGTATCTGGGCCACAGGTTCCAAG GGAATGAAACCAGCCCGGAGAGCTTCCTATTGCACAATGCACTGGCCAGGAAACCCAAACGGATCCGTACAGCTTTCTCCCCATCCCAATTACTGAGACTGGAACATGCCTTTGAGAAGAACCATTACGTAGtaggagcagagagaaaacagctggCACACAGCCTCAGCCTCACGGAAACTCAG GTAAAAGTATGGTTTCAGAACAGACGGACAAAGTTCAAGCGGCAAAAGTTGGAAGAGGAAGGTTCAGACtcacaacagaagaaaaaagggactCATCACATTAACCGGTGGAGAATCGCCACCAAACAAGCCAGCCCAGAGGAAATCGACGTCACGTCGGACGATTAA
- the EMX2 gene encoding homeobox protein EMX2 isoform X2, producing MFQPTPKRCFTIESLVAKDSPLPASRSEDPIRPAALSYANSSPMNPFLNSFHSTGRGVYSNPDLVFAEAVSHPPNPAVPVHPVPPPHALAAHPLPASHSTHPLFASQQRDPSTFYPWLIHRYRYLGHRFQGKSMVSEQTDKVQAAKVGRGRFRLTTEEKRDSSH from the exons ATGTTTCAGCCCACACCCAAGCGGTGTTTCACCATCGAGTCGCTGGTGGCCAAAGACAGCCCCTTGCCCGCGTCTCGCTCCGAGGATCCTATCCGGCCGGCGGCGCTCAGCTATGCCAATTCCAGCCCGATGAACCCTTTTCTCAACAGCTTCCACTCCACTGGCAGGGGGGTCTACTCCAACCCGGACTTGGTCTTTGCAGAGGCCGTCTCCCACCCGCCCAACCCGGCCGTGCCGGTCCAtcccgtgccccctccccacgcccTGGCCGCCCACCCGCTGCCCGCTTCGCACTCCACGCACCCGCTCTTCGCCTCGCAGCAAAGGGACCCCTCCACCTTCTACCCCTGGCTAATACACCGCTACCGGTATCTGGGCCACAGGTTCCAAG GTAAAAGTATGGTTTCAGAACAGACGGACAAAGTTCAAGCGGCAAAAGTTGGAAGAGGAAGGTTCAGACtcacaacagaagaaaaaagggactCATCACATTAA